The window CGGGTGTCGGGGTCTTGTAACAACCAGATGTAGTTGTCGGTGAAGGCGGGCAGGGCAGTGATCTGTATCATCGTCGGATTCGCCAAGCTGAAAACAATGGCGCATCTTAGAACTTCCTGGCGCGTTGGAGAATGCAATGACCGATAAAGCGTTCGCTCAGGCCGATCCTGACTGGCTGGAATTGATCAGCGAGGCCCGCGAGTGGCTGTCCGGTCCGATCGGGCAATTTTTGCTGGATGAAGAACGGCGCATGCTTGAAGAAGAGCTCGGACGCTTTTTCGGCGGCTATCTGGTGCATTACGGCCCGTCGGCGCAAACCCCGCCGTCGGCACCGCAAGTCCAGCGCAATGTACGCCTCGGCGCACCGTTGCCGGGGGTCGAGATTGTCTGCGAAGAGCAGGCCTGGCCATTGAGCGAGCATGCCGCCGATGTGGTGGTGTTGCAGCACGGTCTGGATTTCTGCCTGTCGCCCCACGGTTTGCTGCGTGAAGCCGCGAGCAGCGTACGGCCCGGCGGGCATCTGTTGATTATCGGCATCAATCCCTGGAGCACTTGGGGCCTGCGTCATGTGTTTGCTCATGACGGGTTGGGCAAGGCGCGCTGTATTTCTCCGTCACGGGTGGCTGACTGGCTGAACCTGCTGGGCTTCGCGCTGGAGAAACGCCGCTTCGGGTGCTATCGTCCGCCGCTTGCTTCGCCTGCCTGGCAGACCCGTCTGGCCGGCTGGGAACGCAAGGCCGGTGACTGGCAATTGTCCGGCGGCGGCTTCTATTTGTTGGTCGCGCGCAAGATTGTCGTAGGGCTGCGACCGGTCCGCCAGGAACGCCGCGAACCGATGGGCAAGCTGATTCCGTTGCCGATGGCCAAGGTCAACCGGCGCAATATCGAACCGTAATACCCAATTTCAATTTCCGACCGGGGTTGCCCCGGTCTCGGGCGTTGTCGATCAGCGATCGGCGAGCCACCGCATTTTCTGGATAGATTGGCATGAGCGATAGCGTAGAACTGTTCACTGATGGCGCCTGCAAAGGCAATCCCGGTCCTGGTGGCTGGGGCGCGTTGCTGGTGTGCAAGGGCGTTGAAAAAGAACTCTGGGGCGGCGAAGCCAATACCACCAACAACCGCATGGAGTTGATGGGCGCGATTCGTGGCCTGGAAGAGCTCAAGCGTTCGTGCGATGTGTTGCTGGTGACCGACTCCCAATACGTCATGAAAGGCATCAACGAGTGGATGGACAACTGGAAAAAACGCGGCTGGAAAACTGCTGCGAAAGAGCCGGTGAAAAACGCTGACCTGTGGAAGCTGCTCGACGAACAGGTCAACCGCCACAACGTCACCTGGAAATGGGTGCGCGGGCACATTGGCCATCATGGCAACGAACGGGCCGACCAATTGGCCAACCGTGGCGTGGATGAAGTGCGCGGTTTCAAGCAAGTCTGATTTTTGATCCTGTAGGAGCATGTTAATATCCGCGTTTTTTGCACGATTGACCCGTTGAGAGCTGAGCACTGATGGCCACCAGATCCGTTGTACTCGATACCGAAACCACCGGCATGCCGGTGACCGACGGCCACCGGATTATCGAGATCGGTTGTGTCGAGTTGATCGGTCGGCGCCTGACCGGCCGGCATTTTCACGTTTACCTGCAACCGGACCGCGAAAGTGATGAAGGCGCCATCGGCGTCCACGGCATCACCAACGAATTCCTGGTGGGCAAGCCGCGTTTCGCCGAGGTGGCCGAAGAGTTCTTCGAGTTCATCAAGGGCGCGCAGCTGATCATCCATAACGCGGCGTTCGACGTTGGCTTCATCAACAACGAATTTGCCCTGATGGGCCAGCACGAACGTGCGGACATCACGCAACACTGCTCGATCCTCGATACCTTGATGATGGCCCGGGAACGTCACCCGGGGCAGCGCAACAGCCTCGATGCGTTGTGCAAACGTTATGGCGTCGACAACTCGGGCCGTGAACTCCACGGCGCCTTGCTCGACTCCGAGATTCTCGCCGACGTCTACCTGACCATGACCGGCGGCCAGACCAGCTTGTCCCTGGCCGGTAACGCGTCCGACGGCAATGGCTCCGGTGAAGGCGCGGACAACTCCGCCACTGAAATCCGTCGTCTGCCGGCCGATCGCAAGCCGGCCCTCATCATTCGCGCCAGTGAAGACGATCTGGCGCAACACGCGACGCGTCTGGAAATCATCAGCAAATCCGCCGGCGCCCCGGCCTTGTGGTTGCAACTGGCCGAGGCGGAAGCGCAGGCCTGATGTGCGCTTATCTGTAGGAGCAAAGCTTGCTCGCGATGGCGTTTGAGAGATCGCTATCGCGGGCAAGCCTTGCTCCTACAAAAGAAATTTCCGCTACAAAATAGTGCAGCACCGGTACCGCTTTAGGGCATCACGCTCGCCACATCCGCTTCAACCCTCTACCCTGAGGTGATTGGCAGGCTCTGGTCTGCCGCCTCGGGACACTGAGCCTCATGTACAAAGACCTGAAATTCCCGGTGCTGATCGTCCATCGCGACATCAAGGCCGACACTGTCGCCGGCGACCGCGTGCGAGGTATCGCCCGGGAGCTGGAACAGGAAGGTTTCAGCATCGTCTCGGCGATGGATTACACCGAAGGGCGGCTGGTCGCGTCGACGCACCACGGTCTCTCGTGCATGCTGATCGCGGCGGAAGACGCCAGCGCCCATTCTCATTTATTACACAATATGGCCGAGTTGATCGGACTGGCGCGTGTGCGTGCGCCGGATTTGCCGATCTTCGCCCTGGGCGAACAAGTGACCCTGGAAAACGCGCCCGCCGACGCCATGGCCGAGCTCAATCAGCTGCGCGGGATTCTCTACCTGTTCGAAGACACCGTGCCTTTTCTCGCCCGGCAAGTGGCGCGGGCAGCGCGCAAGTACCTGGACGGGCTGCTGCCACCGTTCTTCAAGGCGCTGGTGCAGCACACCGCCGATTCCAATTATTCCTGGCATACCCCCGGCCATGGCGGCGGCGTGGCCTATCACAAGAGCCCCGTGGGGCAGGCGTTTCACCAGTTTTTCGGGGAAAACACCCTGCGTTCGGATCTGTCGGTCTCGGTGCCGGAGCTCGGCTCGTTGCTGGATCACACCGGGCCACTGGCGGAAGCCGAGGCCCGGGCGGCACGCAACTTCGGCGCCGACCATACCTTCTTCGTCATCAACGGCACCTCGACCGCCAACAAGATCGTCTGGCATTCCATGGTGGCGCGCGATGACCTGGTGCTGGTGGATCGCAACTGCCATAAATCGGTGCTGCACTCGATCATCATGACCGGCGCCATTCCGTTGTACCTGTGCCCGGAGCGTAACGAGTTGGGCATCATCGGCCCGATTCCCCTGAGCGAATTCAGTCCGCAGGCGATCAAGGCCAAGATCGATGCCAGCCCGCTGACCAAGGGCCGAGCACCCAAGGTCAAGCTCGCGGTAGTGACCAATTCGACCTATGACGGCCTCTGTTACAACGCCGAGCTGATCAAGCAGCAACTGGGCAACAGCGTCGAGGTGCTGCATTTCGATGAGGCCTGGTACGCCTACGCGGCGTTCCATGAGTTTTTCGCCGGGCGTTACGGCATGGGCACGTCCCGCAGTGACGATGGCCCGTTGGTGTTCACCACCCATTCCACCCACAAATTGCTCGCGGCGTTCAGCCAGGCGTCGATGATTCACGTGCAGGACGGTGGCGCTCGGCAACTGGATCGTGACCGTTTCAACGAAGCATTCATGATGCATATCTCCACCTCGCCGCAGTACGGCATCATCGCTTCGCTGGACGTTGCGTCGGCGATGATGGAGGGCGGGGCCGGGCGTTCGCTGTTGCAGGAAATGTTCGACGAAGCGCTGAGCTTTCGCCGGGCGCTGGCCAATCTGCGTCAGCACATCGCGGCGGATGACTGGTGGTTTTCGATCTGGCAGCCGCCGTCGGTGGAAGGCATCGACCGAGTGGTGACCGAAGACTGGCTGCTGCAGCCGGAGGATGACTGGCACGGCTTCGGCGACGTGACCGACGATTACGTGTTGCTTGATCCGATCAAAGTCACCCTGGTGATGCCGGGCCTGACCGCGGGCGGCGCACTGAGTGAACGCGGGATTCCGGCGGCGGTGGTCAGCAAGTTCCTTTGGGAGCGCGGGTTGGTGGTGGAGAAGACCGGGCTGTATTCGTTCCTGGTGCTGTTCTCGATGGGCATCACCAAGGGCAAATGGAGCACGCTGCTCACCGAGTTGCTGGAGTTCAAGCGCAGTTATGACGCCAACGTCAGCCTCGCGAACTGCCTGCCGTGTGTGGCGCAACAGAATGTCGCGCGCTATCAGGGCATGGGGCTGCGCGATCTGTGCGATCAACTGCACGCCTGCTATCGCAGCAATGCCACGGCCAAACACCTCAAGCGCATGTACACGGTACTGCCGGAAATCGCCATGAAGCCGGCGGACGCCTATGATTACCTGGTGCGCGGCGAAGTCGAAGCGGTGTCGATCGATGCTCTGGAAGGGCGGATCGCTGCCGTAATGCTGGTGCCGTATCCCCCGGGAATTCCGTTGATCATGCCGGGTGAGCGTTTTACCGAGTCAGCCCGCTCGATCATCGACTACCTGGCGTTTGCTCGCACATTCGATAGCAGTTTCCCGGGGTTCGTCGCCGATGTGCACGGATTGCAACATGAAGACGAGGGCAATGGGCGGCACTATACCGTCGATTGCATCAAGGAATGAGGACCTTTCCCAGTATGCAACCGGTCATGAATCCAAATCATCCAGGGCTGTCGGTGCGGGTTGCCGACGAAGGTTTTGCCGCTTACATCTGGGGCAGTGATTTCAGTTTTGAAGTCGCTGTCTACGGTGCGCCTGAAATAGGCCAGCCAGTGGAGCAATGGACAGTCACGCCGATTACGCCGTACCGCAAATGCTATGGCATCGATCCTGAAGAGTTCAGCAGTTTCCGCGACGCCGCCGACAGTGCGATTTTCATGGCCTATCTGGACGACGAGCCCGTCGGCCATCTGGTGATCAGCACTAACTGGAATGGTTTTGCCCACATCGACGAACTGGCCGTGCATGCCCCGGCACGACGCCATGGCGTGGCCAAGGCATTGCTGGATGTGGCGCAGTTCTGGAGTCGCAAGAAAAAACTGCCGGGCATCATGCTCGAAACCCAGAACAACAATCTCGGCGCGTGCCGGTTGTATGAGCGGTGCGGCTATGTGATCGGCGGCATTGACCACATGCGCTATCGCGGCATCGACCCCAATACCGCCGAGGTGGCGCTGTTCTGGTATCGCGTGTTCGATAACCCGCTGGAAAACCCGATCAGTTCCCCAGCATCGCCGCGGCTTGTTCCGTGATGATCGCCAGCAAGGTCTGGACGGCGGGCGAAGGCTCGCCATTCTTCAAGGTCAAGGCGTAGAGGCTGATCGGAACGGCGGGGGCCAGCGGGCAGGCATCGAGCCCGGCGGATTTGGCGCCGAGGGCGGTGAAGGGGTCGACGATGGCCAGGCCTTCACCGGCCTCGACCATGCTGCGCATCATTTGATGGGTCTGGACCCGGGTCTGAATCACCGGCGCCGGGCGCAGCGCGTGCAGTTTGTGCTCAAGGGCCGGGCTGAGCGGGTCATGACCTTCCAGCCCCACCATCGCCTGACCGGCGAGATCCTGCAGCGAGATGTATTTCTGTTTCTGTTGCAGCCATCCGTGCGGCGCGAGCAATTGCAATTTGCCTTGGGCAATCACCTGACAATCAATCTCGACACGGTCCGGGTCATGCAGGCTCAGGCCCAGATCGCTTTCGCGCAGCAATAAGCTTTTGACGATGTCGCGGGTGGGTTGGCTGAGAAGGGTGCAAGGCGCATCGGGCACGCGTCGACGCAGCGCTGCAATGCTTTGCGGGAGCAATTGCTGGGCCAGCGGCGGGGTGCAGATGATACGTAGTGGGGGGGCGAGGTATTGCTTGAGGCTATTGGCCAGACGCTGCACCGGTTCGAGCGCCTCGTAGACATGGGCGATTTCAACCTGCAACTCCCGCGCCTCGCGCGTCGCCTGCAAGCGACCGCGCACGCTGGAGAACAGCATGAAGCCCAACTGATCCTCGGCGTCGCGCAAAATGCGCTCGACCTCGGTCACCGGCAACTGCAGCCATTCGGCGGCGGTGCCCAGGTGACCGGTCTGCAGGAGCGCCTGGATCACTTCGATATGGCGTAAGCGCATGCGTGAAGTCCATGTTCAGCAGGTGAAGGAGTCAGTGGCTGAATCCTAACCCAAGTCCGCGCATATGACTTCTGCTCATAACATCGAGTTATGAAACGGCATTCGTTTCCGGTTCACGGGTCAGGGTGACGCCGGTTTGCACCAGTTGAAACTCGTTTTCATCGAGTTTGTTTACGCGATCGCCAATGGCCAGCTTGTAGGTGGTAACAGGCGTCGAACCTGTCGCCGGGGTGGAGTCCTGGAACTCATGCACGGAATAAATGCGGCCTTCCGCGTCTCTTGCATGGAACTGACCGACGAGTACTGCTGCCATCTGCTTAGAACCTCTGGAGATAAAACGCTTGATTTGCGGCTTTGTAGACCGCCATCGAGCACGGTAAGTTTTCCTACATAAAAAAAATAATCAGGACGCAGATATACCTGTGTTCACTGGTTGAACTGTCGTCCGATCATCTATAACTACAGGCTCCCCCCACGGACAATCGAGAGTCTTCCATGAGCAATGTCTATAACGTCGCCGTAGTGGTCGGCAGCCTGCGCAAAGCATCGATCAACCGCAAGATTGCGCTGGCCCTGGCTGATCTGGCGCCGGCCAACCTCAAACTCACTATCGTCGAAATCGGCGATTTGCCGCTCTACAACGAAGACATCGATGGTGATTCACCGCCGGCAGCCTACAGCACTTTCCGACAACAAGTGAGTTCATCCGACGCGGTGCTGTTCGTGACCCCGGAATACAACCGTTCGGTGCCGGCGCCGATGAAGAATGCTATTGACGTGGGCTCGCGCCCTTATGGCAAGAGCGCCTGGAATGGCAAGCCGGGTGCGGTGATCAGTGTATCGCCGGGTGCGATTGGCGGATTTGGCGCCAACCACAACTTGCGCCAGTCCATGGTGTTTCTCAACGTGCCGTTGATGCAGCAGCCGGAAGCCTATCTGGGCGGTGCCGGTTCGGCGTTCGATGAGGCAGGCAAACTGTCGGAATCGGTCAAGCCGTTCCTGCAAAGTTTCATTAATGCCTTCGGGCAGTGGGTCGAGCAACACAAAAAGATGTGACAAATACCCTGAACCTGTAGGAGCAAATCTTGCTCGCGAAGAATGTCTGGGCGCCGCGATCATTCAGGCAGCCTGCGTCATCGTTGACGTCCATCGCGAGCAAGATTTGCTCCTACGGAGGCTCAGGCGAGGTCTGGAGTCTTGCGCAGATCATCGTTTCCATTTCCGACAGCCAGGCGGTGGTTTGTGCCGCCGCCGGTTGTGCGGTAACGCAATAACGTCGGCCACCCCAGGCCATGATCACCCAGGCATCGATGGTCGCTGGCGAGGGTTGCGCTGGCAGGTCGTCGCAGGCCGCGAAGGCCTCACGCCATTTCTGTGCCAGCTCATCGAACACTCTTCGGTGATGTTTAGGTTCGGCGATCTGGTGTTCGATGAGCAGCACGGCGTGATTGAAAAGGGGTTGGCCCTCATCGTCGGGGTCGCAGGTCAGGCGAATCAGGCGCTTGATTCGGGTTGGCCAGTCCTGGTCGTTGGCTTGTACGACAGATTCATCCAGTTCCTGTAGCAGGATATCCAGACGATGACGGATGTAACCGGATAGCAAGGCCTCCTTGCTCGGGAAGTAGTCGTAGAGCGTGCCGATTGCAACACCTGCTTCCAGTGCCACCTCGCGGGTGGTCAGGCCTGACCAGCCGTCTCGCTGCCAAATCCGAACAAATGCCTCATAAATCGCATCGACGGTGAAAATCGCCCGGGCCTGAGTCGGTCGTTTCAGCGGTTTTGCGCGGGGATTGACGGTGGGCAACCGGCCCTTGCTGTTTCCGAACCCGTTCTTCATTGGCGGCCACTACGCTGGTGCTACCCGCCACTGTGTCGCAGCAGGAGATTGAAGGATGCAAATCACAAGCACGGTAACACGACTGATTACCCGTAAAGATGCCCTCGATCAAAGCCGCATCGAGCAGGTTTCGCGCAGTTTCGTTCCCGCCGCGGGGGAAGTCATTCTGAAGATTGACCGTTGCGCGCTGACCACCAACAACATTACCTACGCCGCTTATGGCAACTCGATGAACTACTGGGGCTTCTTTCCTACCGGATTGGCGGAATGGGGCCACGTACCGGCCTGGGGTTTTGCTGATGTCATCGCGTCGGATGTCGCAGGCATCAAGGTCGGAGAGCGCTTCTACGGGTATTTCCCGATTGCCAGCCACCTGTGGATGCGCCCGGAACGGGTTACCGAGCGCGGTTTCTACGACGGCGCCGAACACCGGCAAGGTTTGACTTCGGCCTATAACCAGTACACCCGCTGTAGTTGGGACGCTTACTACAGCCCCGATACCGAAAACCTGCAGATTTTGCTCAAGCCGCTGTTCTTGACGTCTTCGATGCTCGCCGACTTCCTGCAAGACAAGCAGTTTTTCGGTTCGACTCGCCTGGTGTTCTCCAGCGCATCAAGCAAAACCGCCTATGGCACTGCCGTCTGCCTGGGAAATCATCCTGGTCTGGAAAGAGTGGGGTTGACCTCGGCCGGCAACAAAGCCTTTGTCGAGCGTCTGGATTGTTACGAACGTACGGGTTCGTACGAGGAACTGGCAAACCTGCCCAACGACCGTCCAACGGTGTACGTGGATTTTTCCGGCGACCTTGATTTACGCGATCGTGTGCATCAGCATTTTGCCGGGCAGTTGATTTACAGTTGCTTCGCCGGTTCT of the Pseudomonas sp. MAG733B genome contains:
- a CDS encoding methyltransferase domain-containing protein, producing MTDKAFAQADPDWLELISEAREWLSGPIGQFLLDEERRMLEEELGRFFGGYLVHYGPSAQTPPSAPQVQRNVRLGAPLPGVEIVCEEQAWPLSEHAADVVVLQHGLDFCLSPHGLLREAASSVRPGGHLLIIGINPWSTWGLRHVFAHDGLGKARCISPSRVADWLNLLGFALEKRRFGCYRPPLASPAWQTRLAGWERKAGDWQLSGGGFYLLVARKIVVGLRPVRQERREPMGKLIPLPMAKVNRRNIEP
- a CDS encoding Orn/Lys/Arg decarboxylase N-terminal domain-containing protein, whose product is MYKDLKFPVLIVHRDIKADTVAGDRVRGIARELEQEGFSIVSAMDYTEGRLVASTHHGLSCMLIAAEDASAHSHLLHNMAELIGLARVRAPDLPIFALGEQVTLENAPADAMAELNQLRGILYLFEDTVPFLARQVARAARKYLDGLLPPFFKALVQHTADSNYSWHTPGHGGGVAYHKSPVGQAFHQFFGENTLRSDLSVSVPELGSLLDHTGPLAEAEARAARNFGADHTFFVINGTSTANKIVWHSMVARDDLVLVDRNCHKSVLHSIIMTGAIPLYLCPERNELGIIGPIPLSEFSPQAIKAKIDASPLTKGRAPKVKLAVVTNSTYDGLCYNAELIKQQLGNSVEVLHFDEAWYAYAAFHEFFAGRYGMGTSRSDDGPLVFTTHSTHKLLAAFSQASMIHVQDGGARQLDRDRFNEAFMMHISTSPQYGIIASLDVASAMMEGGAGRSLLQEMFDEALSFRRALANLRQHIAADDWWFSIWQPPSVEGIDRVVTEDWLLQPEDDWHGFGDVTDDYVLLDPIKVTLVMPGLTAGGALSERGIPAAVVSKFLWERGLVVEKTGLYSFLVLFSMGITKGKWSTLLTELLEFKRSYDANVSLANCLPCVAQQNVARYQGMGLRDLCDQLHACYRSNATAKHLKRMYTVLPEIAMKPADAYDYLVRGEVEAVSIDALEGRIAAVMLVPYPPGIPLIMPGERFTESARSIIDYLAFARTFDSSFPGFVADVHGLQHEDEGNGRHYTVDCIKE
- a CDS encoding LysR family transcriptional regulator, giving the protein MRLRHIEVIQALLQTGHLGTAAEWLQLPVTEVERILRDAEDQLGFMLFSSVRGRLQATREARELQVEIAHVYEALEPVQRLANSLKQYLAPPLRIICTPPLAQQLLPQSIAALRRRVPDAPCTLLSQPTRDIVKSLLLRESDLGLSLHDPDRVEIDCQVIAQGKLQLLAPHGWLQQKQKYISLQDLAGQAMVGLEGHDPLSPALEHKLHALRPAPVIQTRVQTHQMMRSMVEAGEGLAIVDPFTALGAKSAGLDACPLAPAVPISLYALTLKNGEPSPAVQTLLAIITEQAAAMLGN
- a CDS encoding TetR/AcrR family transcriptional regulator — protein: MKNGFGNSKGRLPTVNPRAKPLKRPTQARAIFTVDAIYEAFVRIWQRDGWSGLTTREVALEAGVAIGTLYDYFPSKEALLSGYIRHRLDILLQELDESVVQANDQDWPTRIKRLIRLTCDPDDEGQPLFNHAVLLIEHQIAEPKHHRRVFDELAQKWREAFAACDDLPAQPSPATIDAWVIMAWGGRRYCVTAQPAAAQTTAWLSEMETMICARLQTSPEPP
- the rnhA gene encoding ribonuclease HI; translation: MSDSVELFTDGACKGNPGPGGWGALLVCKGVEKELWGGEANTTNNRMELMGAIRGLEELKRSCDVLLVTDSQYVMKGINEWMDNWKKRGWKTAAKEPVKNADLWKLLDEQVNRHNVTWKWVRGHIGHHGNERADQLANRGVDEVRGFKQV
- the dnaQ gene encoding DNA polymerase III subunit epsilon, whose product is MATRSVVLDTETTGMPVTDGHRIIEIGCVELIGRRLTGRHFHVYLQPDRESDEGAIGVHGITNEFLVGKPRFAEVAEEFFEFIKGAQLIIHNAAFDVGFINNEFALMGQHERADITQHCSILDTLMMARERHPGQRNSLDALCKRYGVDNSGRELHGALLDSEILADVYLTMTGGQTSLSLAGNASDGNGSGEGADNSATEIRRLPADRKPALIIRASEDDLAQHATRLEIISKSAGAPALWLQLAEAEAQA
- a CDS encoding NADPH-dependent FMN reductase, giving the protein MSNVYNVAVVVGSLRKASINRKIALALADLAPANLKLTIVEIGDLPLYNEDIDGDSPPAAYSTFRQQVSSSDAVLFVTPEYNRSVPAPMKNAIDVGSRPYGKSAWNGKPGAVISVSPGAIGGFGANHNLRQSMVFLNVPLMQQPEAYLGGAGSAFDEAGKLSESVKPFLQSFINAFGQWVEQHKKM
- a CDS encoding DUF2855 family protein, which encodes MQITSTVTRLITRKDALDQSRIEQVSRSFVPAAGEVILKIDRCALTTNNITYAAYGNSMNYWGFFPTGLAEWGHVPAWGFADVIASDVAGIKVGERFYGYFPIASHLWMRPERVTERGFYDGAEHRQGLTSAYNQYTRCSWDAYYSPDTENLQILLKPLFLTSSMLADFLQDKQFFGSTRLVFSSASSKTAYGTAVCLGNHPGLERVGLTSAGNKAFVERLDCYERTGSYEELANLPNDRPTVYVDFSGDLDLRDRVHQHFAGQLIYSCFAGSAQSTHEARLTAIEGPQPVFFFAPVQIRKRNADWGPEGVSQHIGEGLLQFFKKVTANEHPLLEVKESHGYEAAQAVVSRLFHGQVPPIEGHVIRL
- a CDS encoding GNAT family N-acetyltransferase, whose product is MQPVMNPNHPGLSVRVADEGFAAYIWGSDFSFEVAVYGAPEIGQPVEQWTVTPITPYRKCYGIDPEEFSSFRDAADSAIFMAYLDDEPVGHLVISTNWNGFAHIDELAVHAPARRHGVAKALLDVAQFWSRKKKLPGIMLETQNNNLGACRLYERCGYVIGGIDHMRYRGIDPNTAEVALFWYRVFDNPLENPISSPASPRLVP